The window GTCCCGGACCTCAATTCCCCACGATGGCATCCCGAATAACTTCCCCTGCGGGTTCAGCAACTTCCATTGTTCATCCGGCCACGCCTTGGCCAGATTTGGGTACTTGTCCAGATGAGAGGCAAAATCCATGAAAACCCCCTCATTCTGCCACTTGATGAAATTGTCCGACGTGACTCGATACATGTCCGGCAATTCGCCCGATGCGGCCAATACATTCAATTTGTCCTTGTATGTCGGGCCGTCCGTCCACATGATCTTCATCTCGATATTAAATTTCTCGTTCAAATACTTGATGGTAGGGTGGTCTTCCCTCCACTTTCCTCCGCTCCACGATTCCGGCATAAAAGAGATTGTCAGCTTTTCTTTCATGTCATCCGCGACACCGGCATTGTCCGTCTTTCCCCCGGTGTCTCCCGCTTGACCGTTCCCGGAACAGCCGGCTATAACGCCAGCAGCCAGTACCCCTGTGAGCAGAAGTGCTATTTGTTTTCTCATCTTTGAACCCCTCCTGTAAGTGACTTCAAGTTCATTGTAGATCATAAGGAGCCCTTTGTTTTTTCAACATTTTACGATTCGTTATCCGATTTCACTTTTTTACCACATAAGAAAGTATAAGTTTTCGATTCCGAATACAGCTTTCTTATTGGCGATAAAACCTAATATAGGGATCTTTGGTCGAGACCAAAGATCCCTATATTAGGTTGCTCATCTTTGTTCGGCTTCGATAGAGGTTTTCTCATAGGGGAACCGGATGGATACGACCGTCCCCCTCGCCGGGAACGAATCGATGCTCACCCCGTACCGGCCTCCATATCGCAGCACGAGTCGCGCATGCACATTGGCGAGGCCGAGCGAATCCCTTACGGCATAGTGGCCTTCGGCTTGCTGCTCGCCGACCTGAGCCAAAGAGCGTCGAATGTCCTCGAGCTTGTCCCGCGGGATTCCCGGGCCGTTATCTGCAACCTCGAGGATCAGGTCGTCCCCTTCGTCGAAGGCATTGATCAGGATAGCTGCATTTCCGTTCATTGGCTCCACCGCATATTTTACCGCGTTCTCCACAATCGGCTGCAGAGAGAGCTTGACCAGTCGTACCTCCATAAACTTCTCGTTAACGTAAACCTGGCTTTGAAAATTTTGTTTGAACCGGATATCGATAATCTCCAGGTATTTCCTCAAATGGTCGATCTCCTCGCGCAGCGTCACTTCCAGCGGCTCCAGCTTGGCGGTGTACCGGAAAAATGCTGCCAGATTGCCGGTAATCTTCTCGATCCGGGGAACCTCCTCCAGAAAAGCGATGCTCCGAATGATATCAAGCGTATTATATAAAAAATGCGGATTGATCTGCCCTTGCAGCGCTTTGATCATCGCATCCTTCTGCCGGACCTCCAGCTGCATCTCCCGCAATTGATACCGGTACACGTCATCGATCAAGTCGTTCAGCCGTCCGATCATCTGGCCGAAGCTGCGGTTCAAGCTCTGCAGCTCATCTTTTCCGGGATGATATTCGACCTGGACGTCCAGATTGCCCCTCTCAACTTGGTACATGACCTGCTTCAGGCGGACGACAGGCTCCATTAACAGCTTGGTCGAGATCGGTACGACAAGAATGACGAACAAAAACAGGAAGAGCAGCACTATCAGCATCGATTTGGTGGCTACGTTCAATCCGGTTGCCATTTCCTGCAGCGGAACGACGGCTAGAATCCGCCATTCCGTGAAGTCCGACTGGGTAAATGTGATTAAATAATCCAAACTCCCCACCTTTTGCAAAGTGTCGGAAACGGATAAACGAAGATCGCCCAGTGATGTCTTCAAGAGCGGCTTACCGAGCAGGCTCGCATCAGGATGATACACAATCGTATCCGATGAAGAAATAATGATAAACTTGCCGGTTTTACCTATCGACGTTTTGCCCATAATCTCTTTAATTTCGGACAATGACAGGTTGATGACCAACCGGCCAACAAGACGCGTGTTCTCTGTGCTGTACACCGGAATCACCAGAGAGACGATCGGAATTTGATAAGGATAAGACTCATATGTCGGGATGACTACGGTCTTCTCGGTAAACGGCAAACGAAGCCACGGTTCCTCGGGGCGGTATTCGACCTGTCCGTTTGAGGAAACGAGCTCACCGTTTTCCTTCAAGAGGACAAGACTTTCAATTTCGGAGTAATTGATAGCGATATAGCGGCGAAGGGTGTCCTCGATGACTAGCCGGTTCGACAAGGTCAGAGGCTCCTTTCCGGTCATCCAAGCTTGAATCGCACCGGCTTCCTGGTTCGGATGAAACCCTCCGCCGATCGAACGGAGCGGTCCGGCGATTACGGCGGAGGTGGATTGGGACAACTGCTTGAAATAGCGGTCGATTTGGTGATTCAGACTGGCGGAGGAA is drawn from Paenibacillus sp. V4I7 and contains these coding sequences:
- a CDS encoding sensor histidine kinase, with the translated sequence MNQFKRYLYRFSIKQKMIVAFLTVSLLGVLTIAVTAQFYYTRATTQDFYNIARGSSASLNHQIDRYFKQLSQSTSAVIAGPLRSIGGGFHPNQEAGAIQAWMTGKEPLTLSNRLVIEDTLRRYIAINYSEIESLVLLKENGELVSSNGQVEYRPEEPWLRLPFTEKTVVIPTYESYPYQIPIVSLVIPVYSTENTRLVGRLVINLSLSEIKEIMGKTSIGKTGKFIIISSSDTIVYHPDASLLGKPLLKTSLGDLRLSVSDTLQKVGSLDYLITFTQSDFTEWRILAVVPLQEMATGLNVATKSMLIVLLFLFLFVILVVPISTKLLMEPVVRLKQVMYQVERGNLDVQVEYHPGKDELQSLNRSFGQMIGRLNDLIDDVYRYQLREMQLEVRQKDAMIKALQGQINPHFLYNTLDIIRSIAFLEEVPRIEKITGNLAAFFRYTAKLEPLEVTLREEIDHLRKYLEIIDIRFKQNFQSQVYVNEKFMEVRLVKLSLQPIVENAVKYAVEPMNGNAAILINAFDEGDDLILEVADNGPGIPRDKLEDIRRSLAQVGEQQAEGHYAVRDSLGLANVHARLVLRYGGRYGVSIDSFPARGTVVSIRFPYEKTSIEAEQR